AGCGGCTGGTTCAGGTTATCCGCCTGTACGCGGAGGAGGTTCTCCCCCTCTCCCTTCTCGTAAATGGTCACGCTATAGATGATGCGTGAAGGATCGCCTTGGTCGAGGAGCCGAAAAGCGTCCAGGCCCGCCTCGCGGATGTACTCGGGGTCCTCGAGGCGGCGAAGAAGCCGCGTCGCGCCGTCCTGGACGCGCGCATCCACCGAGCTCGTCACCGTGAGATCGAGACGGTCGAGCTCGTAGAGATCGCTCGCTCCGAGAAGCGAGAGAAGCCGGACCCTAATCGCGTTCGCCGCCTTTCGATCGACGAACGGAATCCGCCGCCGCTCCGCGGAAGGGGACGCCCACGCGAGACGCGCACGCGCCGCGAGGTCCTTCTCGATCGGCGCGAGGATCCCCGCGTTCGCCAAGAGAACGAGATACGAGTCGGTCCATCGCTCGAGCGCGGTTCTCTCCCGAAAATAGGCGGTCGGGCGTCTTTGCGCGAGGATCAGGCTCACCACTTCTTTTAACGCGAGCCCCCACGCCTCCCGCTCCGAGGGATCGATGTCCGCGGCGCGCGAGGAGAGAAGACTGTTCACCTCGTCGAACCGGGATCCGTACCAGGCCGAGAGCCCGTCCCCGAGACCGATCACTTCGCCGTATCCGGAGACCGCGGCGAGCGGGAGGGAGTTCAGGTGTGCGCGGAGGATCCCGCGCCGTGCGTCGATCGTCTCCTCGCCGTCCAGATAGGCGCGAAGCGATGCCGACAGCATTTGCCCGGCTTTTTCCTGAAACGACGAGGTGAACCCGCCGGTGGCATGCCGGTACTTTTCCATCTGCGTCGCGAGCGTGCTCCCGCCGGGAACTTCCCGATCCGGATCGAAGAAGCGCAAGACAGCTTGCCCGACCGCATACGCCAACCGGTCCCATTCGACGGCCGGATTCCGATACGGGGTGTCCGGGTCGAGAAGTTCTCGGTTCTCGATATAGAGAACGATGTCCGCGACGAGCTTCGGGATCTCGTCGAACGATGAATAAACATTTTGTGGATAGATCGTCGAATAGAGAGGTTCTCCCGCCCGATCCAGAATGAGAAGGCCCGCCCGGTCCTTTTCGCGGTAGATCGGAAAGAGGCCGAGATCGACGACGCGAAGGAATCTCTCCGAAGCGCGCGCTTGCGCCTCGATCGTGTATCCGGCGGATTCGAGGGAAGGGAGGATCTCGGGGATACGCGCGTACCCGAGCCGAACGTCGTAGGGACCCGCGCCCGGAAAGCGGATCGCGGGGCTCGGGCCGGAGGCGATCTGGAAGCCGATCTCGCGGCTCACTCGTGAAAACACGAGCGCCTGTAATCGCGAGGTGCGCATCTCCCAACGGAAGAACGCCCCGGCGCCTATGCAGAGAACCGCGAGGATCGCGAAGCGGACACGACGTTTCATGTTTTCTCGGTACCTGATACCCTATTTCTCATACCCTTCATCCCGCCGGAATAGGGTATCAGGTACCGGAAACGGATGCGAGGAGACGCGTGTTGCGCCGCCCGTTGCTTGTCGAGATCATCTTCTACGCAGCGCTCGCCGCCGCCCTTCTCTTCATGGGTTGGCGCCGCTGGGCGGATCCCTGGATGGACTTCGGACGCGAGGTTCTGATCGCGCGGCGCATCTCCGAGGGAGGTCTCTTCGGGAGGGACATCCTTCACCTCTTCGGGCCGCTCTCCGGACATCTCAACGGCGCGGCGTTCCGGATCGCCGGGCCGTCGCTTCGGACTCTCTTCGCGCTGAACCTCGCCGTCCTCGTCCTCATACTCGCGGCCGGACGGTATCTTCTCGGGAGAATCGCGGTGCGCTCCGCGGCGGCCGCGGCGACTCTGGTATCCCTTCCCGTCTTCTGTCTCGGGCGGATCGGCGCGGTTGGGAGCTTCAACTACGTCGCTCCCTACTCGCACGAGCTCGTGCACGGCTACTTGCTTGCGCTCGCATCAATGATCCTCGCGAATGAGGCGGCAGAGAGAGAGAGAGCCGGATGGGCGTTCCTCGCGGGATGCGCGGCGGGGGGGCTCCTTCTCACCAAGTACGAGATGATCCTCGCGGGCCTTCCTGCGGTCGCCTTCCTCCTCGCCGCACCCCCGGGTCGAAGGTCGGGACGAATCGCCGCCGCGCTTCTTGCGGGACTCGCGGTCGCACCCGGTATCTTCTTCGTTTGCTACACGGCGGCGCTCGGACCGCGCGGCGCCGCAGAGGCGGTCTTCGGATCGCTCGTTCTCCCCGCGCGCGCGTCGGTCTCCGGATATTTCTATCGCTCGGGGCTCGGGTTCGATCAGCCGGCGCACCGTCTTCTCGAGATCGCAAGGAGCACGTCCGCTCTCGCGATCGCTCTCCTCGCGCTCTCTCTCGCGGGAAGAGCGCATCGCCGAATCCTGCGGGACCGCGGAAGGCGCGTTCTCCCCGCCGTCTTCTTTCTCCTCTTCCTCGCGGGAGGAGTATGGGTTTTCCCCGTGCTCGATCTCGCGCGCGTCCTTCCGATCTCGACCGCGCTCTTCTTTCTCGCGTCGCTGTTCGCATGGAGGAGGACAAGCGATCCGAGAGAGCGTCTCGCGGCGGCCTATTCTCTCTTCGCACTTCTCCTCCTTGCCAAAATGCTCCTATATCCCAGATTTCACCAGTACGGCTTCATTCTCGCCGCGCCCGCGACCGCCTGCTTGATCGTCGCGATCCTCGATCGGCTTCCGCGCGTCGTTCGCTTGCACGCGCCCGATTCCGCCCGCGCGCTCCGGGCCGGCTTCGCGGGAGTGCTCGCGGCGCTCATGGTCAAGTGGACGATCTTCTCGTGGAACGGATTTCGTGCCGAAAACCTCCCGATCGGCCGAGGCCCAGACCGGATCTTCGTCTCCGCGGAGGGCAACCCGCGGGGAAACTTCGCCCTCGCGCACGATCTCGTTCTCGAGCACGTTCCTCCTGAAGCGACGCTCGCGGTTCTTCCCGAAGGAGGGCTGATCAACCAGACGACCGGGCGGCGATCGCCGCTCTCGCCTCCAAACTTCATGCCCGCCGAGATTCTCGTGTTCGGCGAGGAGAAGATCCTTGGCGAGCTCGCCAAATCGTCACCGGATTACATCCTCATTCACAACCGTCCGATGGTCGAGTACCGGATGCTCGGCTTCGGGCGCGACTACGGGAAACGGATCACGCGGTGGGTGCAGGACGAGTACTACCCGGTGGACGGGTATGGAACGGTGCCGCTCGAGTTCAACAAGCAAGGCGCGATCCTACTTCGGCGAAGATGAAGAGGGAGAGCGAAGAGGGTCGATTCGCTTCGAACGAGATCCGCGGCTCGCCCAAGGATTGATCTCACCCCGCGTGCGGCCGCTCAGGCTCGACGCCTCCTTCCCGCGCGATGTCCGGCGACGCTTCCTCCCCTTCAAACCGCGGCTCTTCTCTCTCCCGCGCGAGATGTCTCACAGCTTCGTCCTCCGGATGCTCCTGGAGGTACATCTCCGCCGGCATCGAGCCGGTGATCCATGAAGGATTCCCGGGATACGCGCGGGGGCAGAAGACGGTCGAGTACAGATGCCATACAACGATCGCGAGCGTCGCCAGCCACGCCTCGTAGTGGTGGATCACAAGCATGACGTCGAGGAAACCCTTCGGAAGATAGCGCACGGCCTGATTGTCGAACCAAAGGAAGAGCCCCGTCACGACCATCACCACTCCGCCCCACACGAGCGCCCAATACTCCGCTTTCTCGACGTAGCCGAAGCGCCCGAAGCGCGGCCCATCCTCGCGTTTCCCCAGATTGTGAAGGATCATCTGCCCGAACTGTTCGAAGTCCTTCTTTCGCGGAAAGATGTCGGCGAAGAACTTCTTTCCGTTCCGCGTCGCGAGAAAGCCCAGGTGCCAAAGACATCCGAAGATGAAGAGACCGGCCGCCGCGCGGTGAACCAGACCGCGCACGCGAAACCCGCCGTCCCATCCGAAGATCTTGCGGAAGATCCACGCCTCGGAGTAGACGAGCGCAAACCCCGTGATCACGAGAACCGTGAAGGAGAGCGTGAGCACGCTGTGCTGGAAGATCGCGTCCGCGTCCATGCGCCGGATCTGCGGGCGCCGCAGAAGGCGGATGCAGTGCTTCCGGAAGTCGATGGCGACATAAACCACCATGAGGCCGATGATCAGGGTGATCGCCGCGATGTAGATCCTCGAGAAGAAGCGCGGCCATCCGGTCTTCCGGCCGACGCCGGTCTCGTGGATCTTCGTCGCGGCGAGCTCCTCGCTCACGCCCGGGTGGCATCCCCCGCAAGTCGCGCGCAGGTTCGCCGGATGAATCGACGAGTTCGGGTCCGTGCTCGGAAGGATCTTGTGCCCGCCGTGGCAGCTCGCGCAGTTCGCGACCGTCGGATCGCCCGCCTTGCTCTTCAAGCCGTGGTATGAATCGACAAACGACGCGAGGCGTCCCGCGGGAATGCCGTACTTTTCGTTCAAGAACGCCGACTCGTGGCACGGGGCGCACGTCGCCTGCGCCACCAGAACCGGGCTCACGCGCGAACGCGGATCGTTCGTCGAAAGAATCCCGTGCTCGCCGTGGCAATGGGTGCAAACCGGGGTGTCCGTCTCGCCGCGCGCGGTCAGCTTTCCGTGGATCCCCTCCCAATAGTCCTGCTCGATGCTCCGGTGGCACTTGCCGCACGTGTGCGGAACATTGAAGTGGTTGATGCTCGAGCTCGCGTCCCCCGGCCCGAAGATCTGGTGGGCGGTTCCTCCGGTCGAATGGCAATCGGTACAGGTCGCGGCGACTGTGATCCCTTCCCGGGTCGCGCGGCCGTGAATGCTTGATTCATAAACCTCAACGGGGCGCTTCTGTCGGATGTCGTGTTTCTTCGCGAGATCGATGTCCTCGTGGCAGCGGGCGCACGTGGCGGGGAGATGGAGCGGATGGACCGGGGAACGATTATCTGTCGAGGGGAGGATCTCGTGGGATCCGTGGCACGCCGCGCAGCCGGGGAGGTCCTTGGTCGTCCCCAAGATCCCTCTTCCGTGCGTCGTGTAGAGCGCGGCCTCGGCGTCGTGGCAGGCGCCGCAGGCGACCTCGGTGAGCTTTTCTTCGTGCGGCAGCTCGACGATGTCCGCGTGGCAGTCGAGACATCCGAAGCCCGCATGCGATGAGAGCGCGACCATCGAATCGCTCGCGGCCGGGATCTCTTCGTCCCCCGCCGCGTGGCACATCGCGCAGTCTTCGGATGTGGGAAGCTCGGAGTAGGAAGGCGCAAAGGCGAACGCGAGACAAAGAAGAACGATCGGGAGAAACCTCGACAACTCGCCCATTTCTCGCCGCCTCGTTCGAGGGATCGCAACTCGGTTCCTGATGATCAAGGAGCTGCGCCGCTCAGTCAATCGAGAAACGCTCAGGCTCTCTCTCCAGCCGGTAGAGCGAGAGGACGGGGCCGCGCGTGCGGGAACCGGGCTCCCAGCGCCTCACGAGGGCGACGCGCGGATCGGAGAGAAGGCGCTCGTATCCGAGCTTCTCGCGAAGCGTGAGGTAGTGGACCGGCGAGTCGGGCGGATACCAGCGCGCGTGGTAGACGCCGTGGAGCGTGTAGCTCGACGTGAAGAAGTAGTCGGCGCCGCGCGCAAGGAGCTCGTCCGCGTCGTAGAGATACCGGCGGAACAAGAGCCGGGGCCACGGTTCGTTTTCGTGCCGCTCGCGAACTTCCGGCGGGGTTTCGTCCGGCCAGATCGGCTCGTCGGCCACGCCGGCGAGCGGAACGATGCGATACATTCTTCGCCCCTCGAGCCGCTCGCGCGCCCGCTCGAGCGCGTCCTCGGAGAGAAATCGTCCGCCCGGAGCGTTCCCCTCGAAGCGATCCATCCGAAGAAACTGCGGGTTGTAAATCATCCCGTCGATTCCGATCGCGGTTCCGCCGGGGATGTTCGCCTCGACCCACTCGCGCGCGAGGGTGCGCGTGTCGGAAAGGTGCGCATCGCGGATCCGCGAACCCGCAAGGACGAGCGCCGGAAGAAGGAGCACGCAGGCCGCAACGGCCGGCGCGCGGTGCCTTGCGAGAGCATGGAGCGCGCCGAGCCCGTCGGAAAGCGCGCGCCCCGCCAGGATCGCGAACACCGGATAGAGCCCGATGCAGTAGTCGAGCCCCTGGTTCCTGAGCGACGTGATCGCGAGGAACGACGGGAGCGCGTACGCGAGGAGAAGCGCGTCGCTTCGGGCGCGGGGCCGGAGGGGAAGACGGGAGAGAGCGAGGCGACCGACCGAAACGACGAGCCCCGCGAGAAACGCCGCGCCGACGATCCCCTCCTCCGCGAGGGTCCGCATCGCAAACCAGAGAACGGGCGGCCCGTGAAGATGCCCCGGATGCCCGGTCTTCATGTGCGACGACTGAAAGAGGAACGCGTCGAGATAGCTTCGGAAGTCAAGGATCCAATACGGGTTCAGCAGAAGGAAGAGCGGCGGGATCACGGCGAGCGAGAGGAGAAGCCCGTTGAAATTCCGCTTCTCGTGCCGCAAGAGATGCGCGGCGGCAAGTGAAAGGACGAGGAGCCCCGTGTTGTACTTGAACGAAACGGAGAGCGCGATCGCGGCACCGGCGAGAAGGGAGTCGCGCCGGCTCCCCCTCTCGAAGACGCGCACGATCGCGAGGAGCGCGAGCGCGCCCGCGAAGGTCATCGCCGAGTTCGGAACGGCCGCGACCGACTGTCCCTGGTGGACGGGCGAGAGGGCGAGAACGCATGCGGCGGCGGCGCCCGCCCACGCGCCGAAGAGCCGCGCCCCGACCCTCCACGCGAGAGCGATCGCGCCGACCCCGAACGCCGCGCTCGCGATCCGCCCGAGAAGATAGAAGACGGTCGGGTCCTCGTAGAAGCGGACGCCGAACTCCGACGCCGACGAAACCGCGCCGAAGAGCTTCATCACTGCGAACGCCGCTCCGTAGAGAACGAGGAGGAGATACTGATAGAGAGACGGATAGTCGAGGAGGAGCGGGCGGAGCGAACGCTCGCCCGCCATCCCGAGCGCGCTGTTCACGACCATCTCCTCGTCGGGGATGTACGCCGAGGGGAGGCCGTACATGAGATCGGCGGCGCGCCAGACCGCGCCGGCGGCGATCGCGGCCCACGCGACGTGCTTCGGGCGAATGCGTGCGAGCACTCTCGTTCCTCCCGGCGCGGCGATCTTAGCACCGGAAGAAGGAAGAGGCACCTGTTTGAGGCTTTGATGAGAGCCGCGAAACCGAACCGCACCTGGGGCTGCTATAATGCCAAGCGGGAGTTTCATAGACCCGCCCCGAAAGAGAGGGGGAGCGATGGAAGGATTTCTGATCGGTCTCGTGGTCGGC
The sequence above is drawn from the Candidatus Eisenbacteria bacterium genome and encodes:
- a CDS encoding transglycosylase domain-containing protein, whose amino-acid sequence is MKRRVRFAILAVLCIGAGAFFRWEMRTSRLQALVFSRVSREIGFQIASGPSPAIRFPGAGPYDVRLGYARIPEILPSLESAGYTIEAQARASERFLRVVDLGLFPIYREKDRAGLLILDRAGEPLYSTIYPQNVYSSFDEIPKLVADIVLYIENRELLDPDTPYRNPAVEWDRLAYAVGQAVLRFFDPDREVPGGSTLATQMEKYRHATGGFTSSFQEKAGQMLSASLRAYLDGEETIDARRGILRAHLNSLPLAAVSGYGEVIGLGDGLSAWYGSRFDEVNSLLSSRAADIDPSEREAWGLALKEVVSLILAQRRPTAYFRERTALERWTDSYLVLLANAGILAPIEKDLAARARLAWASPSAERRRIPFVDRKAANAIRVRLLSLLGASDLYELDRLDLTVTSSVDARVQDGATRLLRRLEDPEYIREAGLDAFRLLDQGDPSRIIYSVTIYEKGEGENLLRVQADNLNQPLNINEGTQLELGSSAKLRTLATYLEVVAELRERLTSP
- a CDS encoding cytochrome b/b6 domain-containing protein, with product MGELSRFLPIVLLCLAFAFAPSYSELPTSEDCAMCHAAGDEEIPAASDSMVALSSHAGFGCLDCHADIVELPHEEKLTEVACGACHDAEAALYTTHGRGILGTTKDLPGCAACHGSHEILPSTDNRSPVHPLHLPATCARCHEDIDLAKKHDIRQKRPVEVYESSIHGRATREGITVAATCTDCHSTGGTAHQIFGPGDASSSINHFNVPHTCGKCHRSIEQDYWEGIHGKLTARGETDTPVCTHCHGEHGILSTNDPRSRVSPVLVAQATCAPCHESAFLNEKYGIPAGRLASFVDSYHGLKSKAGDPTVANCASCHGGHKILPSTDPNSSIHPANLRATCGGCHPGVSEELAATKIHETGVGRKTGWPRFFSRIYIAAITLIIGLMVVYVAIDFRKHCIRLLRRPQIRRMDADAIFQHSVLTLSFTVLVITGFALVYSEAWIFRKIFGWDGGFRVRGLVHRAAAGLFIFGCLWHLGFLATRNGKKFFADIFPRKKDFEQFGQMILHNLGKREDGPRFGRFGYVEKAEYWALVWGGVVMVVTGLFLWFDNQAVRYLPKGFLDVMLVIHHYEAWLATLAIVVWHLYSTVFCPRAYPGNPSWITGSMPAEMYLQEHPEDEAVRHLAREREEPRFEGEEASPDIAREGGVEPERPHAG
- a CDS encoding glycosyltransferase family 39 protein; the encoded protein is MLARIRPKHVAWAAIAAGAVWRAADLMYGLPSAYIPDEEMVVNSALGMAGERSLRPLLLDYPSLYQYLLLVLYGAAFAVMKLFGAVSSASEFGVRFYEDPTVFYLLGRIASAAFGVGAIALAWRVGARLFGAWAGAAAACVLALSPVHQGQSVAAVPNSAMTFAGALALLAIVRVFERGSRRDSLLAGAAIALSVSFKYNTGLLVLSLAAAHLLRHEKRNFNGLLLSLAVIPPLFLLLNPYWILDFRSYLDAFLFQSSHMKTGHPGHLHGPPVLWFAMRTLAEEGIVGAAFLAGLVVSVGRLALSRLPLRPRARSDALLLAYALPSFLAITSLRNQGLDYCIGLYPVFAILAGRALSDGLGALHALARHRAPAVAACVLLLPALVLAGSRIRDAHLSDTRTLAREWVEANIPGGTAIGIDGMIYNPQFLRMDRFEGNAPGGRFLSEDALERARERLEGRRMYRIVPLAGVADEPIWPDETPPEVRERHENEPWPRLLFRRYLYDADELLARGADYFFTSSYTLHGVYHARWYPPDSPVHYLTLREKLGYERLLSDPRVALVRRWEPGSRTRGPVLSLYRLEREPERFSID